GTGACAACTGTTGCCCAACAGTCTCAACAAGAGTCTGATAGTTTTGGTCAGGTAACATCTGTTTCTCAGTTTTCTGATGTACAGCCTACAGACTGGGCATTCCAAGCTTTGCAATCTTTAGTTGAGCGTTACGGCTGTATTGCAGGTTATCCCAATGGTACTTATCGTGGTAACCGTGCTTTAACCCGTTATGAGTTTGCTGCTGGTTTGAATGCCTGTTTAGACCGGGTTAACGAGCTAATTGCCACAGCTACAGCTGATATTGTAAACAAGCAAGACTTAGCTACCCTACAGCGTTTACAAGAAGAATTTTCCGCCGAACTAGCAACCCTGCGCGGTCGTGTAGATTCTCTAGAAGCCCGCACTTCTGAACTAGAGGCTAATCAGTTCTCCACAACTACCAAGTTGGTTGGAGAAGCAATTTTCAACGTATCTGATGCTTTCGGCGACAATGCAGTTGGTGGTGCTGATTTAAATTCAAACACGACTTTCTCTGACCGGGTTCGTTTGAACTTGTACAGCAGCTTCACTGGTAAAGACCAATTGCAAATCCGCTTACAAGCTGCCAACATTGTTCCAAATAACACTGTAACCGGTACTAACATGACCCGCTTGGGTTTTGATGGTGATAACGGTAACAGTGTTGCAGTTGATAAAGTTAACTACGCTTTTAACTTCAATGATGCAGTACGTATCAAGGTTGACGCTACTGGTGCTGAGTTATGGGAAAACACCAACAACTTTAGCCCTGACTTTTCCAGTTCTGGTAGGGGTGCTATCTCTCGTTACGGACGTTTTAGCCCCATTTATCGCCAAGGTTCTGGTGGTGCTGGTGTAACTGTCACATTCAATCCTAGTGGTGCTCTCAGCTTAACAGGTGCTTATCTGGCTCCTAAAGCTAACAATGCTAACGATGGTTTTGGAGTTGCCGATGGCGACTATGCAGCCTTTGGACAGATAGCATTCCAACCTAGTAAAGCTTTCAATCTAGGTCTGACATATGTCCATGCTTATGATGGTGCAAAAGATCCTGATGCTACTGTAGCTGGAAACCCCAATGGTATAAATCTTTTTGGTGCCACAGGTAGTGTCTTGGCCAATAACCCCTTTGCTGGTGCTGCAACCACATCTAACCACTATGGGGTAGAAGCGACTTTCCAGCCCAACGAAAAAGTGACCATCGGTGGTTGGGCAGGTTACACCACCGCAGTCGCTGAATCAGGTGTAAATAGAGGTAGTGATGCAAGCTTCTTGTACTGGGCTGCAAGCCTTGGTCTAAAAGACTTTGGTAGAGAAGGTAATTTACTCGGTGTGATATTCGGCCAATCTCCCAGAGTCACCGATAACGATGTTGCGGGTAGAGAAGATCCAGACACGTCTTATCATTTGGAGGGTCTCTATCGTTTGAAACTTACCGATAATATAGCTGTCACCCCTGGCGTGTTGGTGATTTTCAATCCTGAACATAACAGCGACAATGACAACATCTACGTAGGTACTCTCCGGACTACCTTCACTTTCTAAAATTTGTATGGCTTAGTAGTTAGCACTTAATTGCTGACTACACAAAACCTGGTTATGAGAAAGCCCGCTTTTAGGCGGGCTTTTACTTAAGAACAATTTACTGCGTAGAATTATAATCTTGCTGATTAGATAAATCAGTTGGGGGGCGATCGCTACTCCAAGCCCACCAGACACTACCACAATGACAGTAGTAGAACTCCTGCCATTTCCGGCGACGGTCTTCTGTAAATACAGGCGATCGCCTATTTAGCCAAACTTTTGCAGCTTCTAGGCTACTTGAGCGACAGTTAGGGCAGCAAAATTCATAAGCGTGTATTGCCTTATTCGTCCATTCAGGCGAGATGGGAGCAAAAGCGTCCATGTAGTTAAAAATCTAGTCTTAATGCTGAGCCAAAACTTTCAAGTTTGGAACTGGTTAGCAAACTGTTACGAAAAAATCCCGCCATACTATAAAACTACTTAACCAGTATTTTGATGGCTTTGTTTGTTCTATTTGCAATTTGCAAAGGTTTTCACCAATAGAATATCTATTGTAAAAAAGTGTAAGAACATCTCACAAATCAAAGGTTAACATGAAAAGTTTATCTTTTGTAGCATTACTGACAATGCACATTATGGCTAATAATTAAAGCTATGGAGCCAAATGTTGAAATTCGCCGCTTGTTAGATGTGATGCCTGCTTCAGGTCGGATGACAACGAAAATCGTCAGCAAGCCGGAGCAAACAAAGGTGATTGAAGCCTCCTTTCCCCTACCTTGGAATCAGGAGCGACCCATATATATTAATTTCGATTTATGGCGTCGGTTACCGAAGCCGCAACGAGACTTGCTATTGTTGCAGATGGTTAGTTGGTTAACGGGAGTGAGGTGGTTTAAACCTGACATTTATCAAGGTGTAGTTTTGGCTGGGCTGTTGGGCGGAGTCATAGAAACAGCACAGTCAGATATAGTGGGTGTAGTTGCAGCTGGAGGATTAAGTGCGATCGCCGCTTTTCGGATCTGGCGCACTAATAAATCGCAAGAGGCAGAGTTAAATGCTGATGCAGCTGCAATTCGCATAGCACAGCGGCGCGGTTATTCTGAAACAGAAGCAGCACAGCATTTGTTAACTGCAATTGAAACAGTAGCAAAGATTGAAGGGCGTTCTGGTTTAAATTTTACCGAATTGATTCGTTGCCAAAACTTAAAAGCGATCGCGGGTTTATCAAACGTGGGTGTGCCAAAAAGTTATGAGTAGGGCAGGGGATAAGTAAATTCTAAATTCAAGCAGGAAGATTCATTCTGCCTCCTGCCTCTTGATAGAAGCTTCAAACAGCGCGTTTCTACTCTTGACTCTTTCGTTATGCAATTTAAATGGATAACAGCTTAGAAACTCAGTTATAACTGAAACTTTCAAACCATGATTATAAGCCGAAAATAGCCGTAATCCCTTATGGTATCCTCCTTGGAGAGTTAGACGAACTATTTTTATACTTTACAGAGTCCAAGGTTACAAGCGATTTTATTGTTGATGTCTTAATAGATTGTTGGAAAAATGAAAGTTAGCGATTTCTCAAAAGAAAAACTTTCTCGAAGTCGCCTGATCGCTGAGGGGAATAATTGATGAAAGCTCCAGTAGATTTTGCCGACATTACAGCGGAAACTCCAACGCTCTTAACCGTGAGCGCCGAATACCAAGCCATCCAAACGCTGTTGAATCAAGCTCAAACCTCTGAGCAACGAAAAGCTGTCATAGAGCAGTGGGATGCCTTACGACGCAGACTCAGTACGTGGAGAGAACTTACGCAACTGCACTTTCATCAAGACACGCAAAACCCAGAGTATAAAACTGCCCTAGACTATTGCAACGAACTTTCGCCATCTCTAATCGCCCTTGAAGTAGACCTCAAACGGCAACTGATCCACAGTCCCGATCGCGCCGAGCTAGAACAAAGTTTGGGACGACAAGCCTTTTTGCTGTGGGAAGCAGACATCACGACTTTTGAAAGAGCGATCGCGACAGATTTAGTTGAAGAATCCAAACTCACCAATGAGTACACTGAACTGATCGCTTCGGCAAAGCTAGACTTCCAGGGTGAGCAGGTAAATTTATCGGGCTTGCAACCCTATCTGCAAAGTAAATATCGAGACATTCGTTACCAAGCAGAACAGTGTCGCTGGCAGTTTTTTGAGCAGAATCAAGACCGCTTTGATCAACTCTTTGAGCAGTTGGTGAAATTGCGCGATCGCATGGCAAAAAAATTGGGCTATGAGAACTACATTGCACTAGGATATCGTCGAGTACGACGGGTAGATTACGATCAAACCGATGTCGAACGCTATCGAGATCAAGTCGTTCAAGAGGTCGTTCCATTAGCGATCGAGCTAATTCAGCAACAGGCGAAACGGCTCAATCTAGAAACCGTATATTTCTGGGATGAGTCAGTCTTTGATGCCCAAGGCAGTCCTGCTCCAATTGGCGATCATGATTGGATGCTGGAACGGGCGCAAGAAATGTTTGATGCCATGAATCCATCGCTGGGTGACTTTTTTAGGATGATGGTTGAGCGGCATTTACTAGATTTGCAAAACCGTCCTGGAAAGGCAGGAGGTGGATTCTGCACAAGCTTTCCAACCTATGACGCTCCCTATGTGTTTGCAAATTTCAATGGTACAAAAAACGACGTCCAGGTGTTCGCTCATGAAATTGGTCACGCCTTCCAAATGTGGCGAAGTCGCCATTTGCCAGTTTTCGATTACCTGTGGCCTACCCTAGAATCGTGTGAAATTCACTCTATGAGCTTAGAGTTTCTCACCAGATCACAGATGGAAAAGTTTTTCGGTGATCAAGCTGATCGATTTCGTAGGCAGCATCTAGCTGGGTTGATTACGTTTTTGCCTTATGGCGTGGCAGTAGATCATTTTCAGCATTTAGTCTATGCCAACCCAGAAGCAACTGAGCAAGAACGACATCAAATGTGGCAACAGATGGAAGCTCGTTATCTGCCTTGGCGTCAATATGGAGATTTGAACTACCTCAACAAAGGTGGACTCTGGCAAGACAAACAGCACATATACTGTTCGCCGTTCTACTACATTGATTACACCTTGGCAGGGTGTTGCGCGTTGCAGTTTTGGGTCAAAGCAGAAGAAGATTATTCGCAGGCATTGGCGGAGTATATTGCATTATGCGATCGCGGGGGTTCTGCGTCCTTTCGAGAATTAGTGCGATCGGCGAATCTCATTTCTCCGTTTGAACCTGGCGCACTTACTCAAGTTGTTGAAAAAGTGCGTCAGGCTTTGAAGATTGGCTAATTTAAAAATCAGAATGTCGCTTTCGCCAACAGTATCCGAAGGGAAGCTCACCGTTGGCGTTCGCGCAGCGTGTCGCAGACAAGCCTCTCGTTCGCGTTAGCGTCTCCGAAGGATCATCCGCGCTAAAACGTTGCGCGTAATCGCCTGAGCATCAGCGCTCAAAAGAGAGGGACGTAATTGCGGTGCATTATAATCATCCAGTCCCCAACTCCACTGCATAGAACCAGTAGCAAATACTATTGCATCTGAATCTGTGGTGTAAATGGTCATATCTGAATATCTTGTACCACCGTTATATGAATAGGGTGAATGAGCAATACGAACGGTATTAGTTGGTGCATTACCAAACATCCGATCAACTTCGTAACCTAGCAATCCCTCAAGATGCATTTCTTTTGAAAGCGCTTTGCTATTCGCTCGCACAGATACTGTAGTATCATCTTGGCTTAATTGCGTACCAGCAAGTAACCAATCTGGAGCTGCGTCAGTCACAATAATATCGGCATTAACTTGAAATGTTTCGTACATCACACCAATCAGAGCATCTTCTGGACGCTTTACAGGCTTATTTCGCCAAATAGTCGTCACTAGATAATCATTCGCCACATTACTATCTCTAGCAAACGGATCTAAAACAGCACTTTCTTTATAAGCAACAATAGTACGATCCATTTCTTGGGTAATGAGGCTAGGCTCAAAGCGAATTTGCCAATAACAGGTATTAGAAGAAAAGAAACCAAGACTGACGCCACGCTCTCTTGCTGCTTGCACATTTTGCCGCATTTGCCATGACCAATATTCATCATGACCCACCGAAAGAAATGCTTTGTGCAAAAAGAGTATCGGTTTAGTAGAACGTATGTCCAAAGGATTATTGTGTGTATCAATGTCAGTGGCGTAGGTGACATCGTAGCCTTCACGTTCTAGCCACCTTACCATGTTGTATTCCCATCCAGCATTAGATGTCCTCCTCTTTGGCTGGAAATTGGTCAAAAATTCTCCTGCTCCAACTCCATAACCTCCTGCTCGATCTGGACTTGCAGCATAAGGACGATTAAAGGATACTTTGTATGCTTGTTTACCACGGCTATTCCAGCGATAAAGGGACATACTGCCCCAGTTGTTATAAGCTTGATAGGTGGTAACACTTGATTGAAAAAGGATATCAGAAGGGCGGCTATCATCACGCACCACAAAAATGATGTAGCTTTGCTTATAACTTTTACTGCCAGTTAATTTAGCTAAATAAACACCACTCGTCCACTCTGTTGAATCTCCTGAGTTGTCTGAAATTTTTAAAATGTATGGATCTTGCCAATTACATTCGATTAGACCACTTGCTTGATTAACAATTGGCGGTGGTTGCTTGCTTGCATTTCTTGTAATTGTAGGGATTATTTGTCGTCCACCTGCGCCGCCATACCAACCCATACGAAAGATTTCAATAGTGTAACTAGGGTCTTTTGTATTGACAAAAAGCTTGATCTCATTACCACGATTTACGCTAGTAAGTGAAGCATAACCTTCGATTTCATGTCTAATAGCAGGATTGGTTAATTGCCAATCAAAGGTGCCAGTTTTTTGATTTTCAATGCTTATCGGATTATTTCTTAGCCTTGGTGTTGGCACATCAATAGGCTTAGCAGATTGCTGTGGAATATTTAGAACAGCAATTAAAATTAACAGTGCTGGCAAGATTACCCTAATCAAAAACTTTAGTTTTTTGCTCAAAAACATTCCAGTATTAGTTATTTTTAATTAATTTATGATTAAACTTTATTGTGCCATGTTGATTGTTATTAATAACGTATAGCGATAAATGAATATAACTTTGAGCAAAATAGAAGTGTTTTTTAATTTAACTGTAATTAACTTTTGCCACAATGATAAACTTTATACTCGTAACCATTAACTGCTGGTAAGGATGGGTCATGAGCAACACATTTTTTAACTTCTTCTGTTATGGGAGCATGAAAATTTACGAGCCATAAGTCAAAAGGTTGTGATAAAGTCTTTAAATTATTTTCTAAGATTTTGGTAGCAGTATTAGGATTTTTATCTTGATGTGCAAGAAGAAACAACGGATTTAAAGAGTTAGAATTTTGCATTTTAAATTCTCTTGCTACCCCTAGCATCTCGCCAATTTGTACATGAGTGATCTGGGTTGTGGCAATGAGTATTGGAACTTTAGATGTTTGTTGAATCAGTTGCACGAAAAGGTCAGGACGATAGTATTTTTGATAGCCAAAATTACAGATGACTGTGACGGCACTGATAAATCCCATTAGCCAAATTAAGATCACGGCTTTTTTACCAGTTATTCCTTTTAATAGTTTAGGAGAATCCCAACAAACTGCAAGACTTGCCCCTACTAAAACTATGACAGCAGGAAAGTAAACAAAGTTATAACGAGCGCCTCGGGTTAAGTCTATACCAAAAAAATAGGTAAAAATAAAGAATAAAGCGATCGCCCCCAAAACGACCCCAATCAACATCTGAGTCAGCAAGCGATTATTTGGTTGCTGTAGCTGAACTTTAATCCCACGTACCAAAATGGGTGCTGCCCAAATTAAAAACATCAGCATCACCAGCCCAGAGGCAATCACAATTGCTAACTGTGGTGCTTCAACTGGAAGCAAGTAAATCATCGTTAGCCATGCCGCAAAAGCTTGAAAAATTGGGCTTAACCAAGCAAATCCGACGCGTGGCTGCTGTATCCATTCGGTTAATTGATCACCATAGTTATTTTGTAAAAATACTGGTAGCCAAACTATACCTGCTACAAAAGTGCCGCCAGCGGCAGCATAGATACGCACCCAAGGAGGAGAAAGAGGGAGAAAAATTTTGCCACTCTTATGCTGTTGCCAAGCTAGAAAAATTAAAGCTACAGTTTCAGCGCAAAGGGTAAGGGTAAAGAAATAATGGGTAGCAATGCCCAAAGCATTAATTCCCACCCAAGATAAGGCTATCGAAATAGGTAATTGTGTGCGGTTTTTGATATGACGTGTAGCAATTACCAAGCAGGCTAGGGAAGCAATCACCCACAAAATTGCCAAAGTGTAATGACGTGCTTCTTGTGCCAGAAAGATACCGTAAGGAGATACTGCCATCATCGCAGCTGCTAAGTGTCCAACCAAGCGGGAGCGAAAGGTAAGCCAGCCCAAGGCGTAGATAGCGGGGATGGATACAGCACCGAAAAAAACAGCAAGCGATCGCGCCCCCCACAAAGAAACTAAACCTGCTTGTGTGGGAAATAACTGCATCCACCAGTGAGCTAAGACAAAGTAAAGTGGGGGATGGTTAGTTTCATGGCTCAAGTGCGTCCAGACATCTTGGATGCTTGCGCCAGGTTGCGGTTGTAGTGGTTGCAATAGAATATCAGGTGCGATCGCTTGATCTAGGGGTACTCCTAAAAAACTATTTCCCAAACTAAACACCAAGGTAGAAAATTCATCAGTCCAAGGTGGCTTTGCAGTCAAGTTGGTTAAGCGCAAGCCCAATCCGATCATTAACCACAATAAGCACAGCAAGAAATGTAGCCAGCCAGAAGGGAGGCGAGCCAGCCAAGTATACAAATACATCTGTTGCGATGCAGAGGGTTCATCTGCCAGAGGTACACGACGGTTGGCGAAGCTAGGCAGCAACGAGATCATCTTTGTGCAAAAGTAGAATACACCCCAAACAGTAGATTTCATAACCGTCTCATCAACAGATTAGTTTATACTGAGATTCAAAATTTTAGATTTAAGTTCGATGCAAAACTTCCAATTTCTGATTATTTAATATCGGTTTCAGCCAGAAATTTTAGAGAGTAATAAATGCATTTATTATCAATTTAATTGAATACTTGTTTATTCTAAAGGCATTATAAGATAAAAGAAGTATCAAAATATGTAATCTCACTATAGGCTATTGTCGTTTTTTAAATTGTGCCTATTTATTTTTTCAATATCAATAATATCACACAAATCATGACCATTTTACTACCTATAAATTTTTTAATTATAACTTTTATTCTGATTAATAGAAACCCTAATTATTGGCGTGAATCTCTGATATTAGCATCTGTTATTTGGGGAATTTTACTCGTTGTAATCACAGAATTTTTGAGCTTTTTAAAATTAATTAATTTTAACTGGTTATTATCGTCTTGGTTGGTTATATGTATGATTTTAACTTATATATATTTTTGTTTAAATTATAAGTTAAAAATCAACACATCTTCTATTCTCAAGAGAAATAACCCAATCCAACCATCAACAATAATATTATTATCTGGCGTAAGTTTAATTGTATTAATAGTTGGATTAATTGCCATCATAGCACCACCCAATAATTGGGATTCTATGGATTATCACATGAGCCGTGTTGCTTATTGGATACAAAATCATAGCGTTGCTCATTATCCAACAAGTTACACGCCACAACTCTACCAAAACCCTTGGTCAGAGTTTGCAATTTTGCATTTTCAAATTTTGAGCGGTAGTGACTTCTTTGCTAACTTAGTTCAATGGTTGAGTATGGTTGGCTGCATTATTGCAGCCTCATTAATTGCAAAACAACTGGGAGCGAATTTAAAAGGTCAGGTTTTTTCTGCTGTTGTGACTGCAACAATTCCTATGGGTATTTTGCAAGCATCAAGCACTCAAAATGATTATGTGCTAGCGTTCTGGGTACTTTGCCTTGCTTACTATGTACTCCTAACTGTACAGGTAGAAAAAAAAGAAATTTGGACTAATTCATTCAAAATTGGTAGTAGTGTAGGACTAGCTATTTTGACCAAAGGAACTGCTTATTTTTATGTGTTTCCCTTTTTAGTTTGGTTAAGTTTAATCCTGCTGAAACGCTTACGTTGGCAAATATGGAAGCCTGCATTCATAATAGGAAGTATCTCTTTATTACTTAATATTAGTCACTATTTACGTAATTATAATTTATTCGCTTCCCCATTAGGGGAACCAAATAGCTATAGAAATGAAGTGCTTGGTATTAATATACTTTGTTCAAATATCCTGAGAAATCTTGCTTTGCATATAGGAACACCGATTGGGTTATGGAATGGGATAGTCAATAAACTAATTCAAATTATACACACTTTCATTGGTCTAGATGTTGCTGACCCTCGGATAACTTTTTCTAAAACGTTCTTTGTGCCAGGAGGTTGGTCAACACTTGGAATACCAGGTAATGAAAACAGTGCTGGTAATTTAGTACATTTAGCACTAATAATTTTATGTATTGGTATTTTTATTTTAAAAAAAAATCTTCGTAAGCAAAACTATCTATCTGCCTACCTAATAACTGTGATTTCTACATTTTTGTTATTTTGCTTTCTAGTCAAATGGCAAGCATGGAATAGTCGTCTTCATTTACCTTTTTTCGTATTGATGTCTCCTTTTTTAGGTGTTGTCCTATCTAAAATCAAGAAGCAAAAAATAGCATTTATCATAGCGATAATTTTATTAATTTCATCAACTTCTTGGGTATTATCTAACAGATATAGACCTATAATTGGTAGCAATAATATATTCCAAACTAATAGAATTGAGCAGTATTTTAGCAATAGACCGTATCTTCAGAGAACTTACACAAGAGCAGTTGAGTTTTTAAATGCAAAAAAATGCTCAAATATTGGGCTATCAATGGGAAATGAC
This region of Nostoc sp. UHCC 0302 genomic DNA includes:
- a CDS encoding DUF3318 domain-containing protein — translated: MEPNVEIRRLLDVMPASGRMTTKIVSKPEQTKVIEASFPLPWNQERPIYINFDLWRRLPKPQRDLLLLQMVSWLTGVRWFKPDIYQGVVLAGLLGGVIETAQSDIVGVVAAGGLSAIAAFRIWRTNKSQEAELNADAAAIRIAQRRGYSETEAAQHLLTAIETVAKIEGRSGLNFTELIRCQNLKAIAGLSNVGVPKSYE
- a CDS encoding M3 family oligoendopeptidase encodes the protein MKAPVDFADITAETPTLLTVSAEYQAIQTLLNQAQTSEQRKAVIEQWDALRRRLSTWRELTQLHFHQDTQNPEYKTALDYCNELSPSLIALEVDLKRQLIHSPDRAELEQSLGRQAFLLWEADITTFERAIATDLVEESKLTNEYTELIASAKLDFQGEQVNLSGLQPYLQSKYRDIRYQAEQCRWQFFEQNQDRFDQLFEQLVKLRDRMAKKLGYENYIALGYRRVRRVDYDQTDVERYRDQVVQEVVPLAIELIQQQAKRLNLETVYFWDESVFDAQGSPAPIGDHDWMLERAQEMFDAMNPSLGDFFRMMVERHLLDLQNRPGKAGGGFCTSFPTYDAPYVFANFNGTKNDVQVFAHEIGHAFQMWRSRHLPVFDYLWPTLESCEIHSMSLEFLTRSQMEKFFGDQADRFRRQHLAGLITFLPYGVAVDHFQHLVYANPEATEQERHQMWQQMEARYLPWRQYGDLNYLNKGGLWQDKQHIYCSPFYYIDYTLAGCCALQFWVKAEEDYSQALAEYIALCDRGGSASFRELVRSANLISPFEPGALTQVVEKVRQALKIG
- a CDS encoding glycosyltransferase, translated to MYLYTWLARLPSGWLHFLLCLLWLMIGLGLRLTNLTAKPPWTDEFSTLVFSLGNSFLGVPLDQAIAPDILLQPLQPQPGASIQDVWTHLSHETNHPPLYFVLAHWWMQLFPTQAGLVSLWGARSLAVFFGAVSIPAIYALGWLTFRSRLVGHLAAAMMAVSPYGIFLAQEARHYTLAILWVIASLACLVIATRHIKNRTQLPISIALSWVGINALGIATHYFFTLTLCAETVALIFLAWQQHKSGKIFLPLSPPWVRIYAAAGGTFVAGIVWLPVFLQNNYGDQLTEWIQQPRVGFAWLSPIFQAFAAWLTMIYLLPVEAPQLAIVIASGLVMLMFLIWAAPILVRGIKVQLQQPNNRLLTQMLIGVVLGAIALFFIFTYFFGIDLTRGARYNFVYFPAVIVLVGASLAVCWDSPKLLKGITGKKAVILIWLMGFISAVTVICNFGYQKYYRPDLFVQLIQQTSKVPILIATTQITHVQIGEMLGVAREFKMQNSNSLNPLFLLAHQDKNPNTATKILENNLKTLSQPFDLWLVNFHAPITEEVKKCVAHDPSLPAVNGYEYKVYHCGKS
- a CDS encoding glycosyltransferase family 39 protein: MTILLPINFLIITFILINRNPNYWRESLILASVIWGILLVVITEFLSFLKLINFNWLLSSWLVICMILTYIYFCLNYKLKINTSSILKRNNPIQPSTIILLSGVSLIVLIVGLIAIIAPPNNWDSMDYHMSRVAYWIQNHSVAHYPTSYTPQLYQNPWSEFAILHFQILSGSDFFANLVQWLSMVGCIIAASLIAKQLGANLKGQVFSAVVTATIPMGILQASSTQNDYVLAFWVLCLAYYVLLTVQVEKKEIWTNSFKIGSSVGLAILTKGTAYFYVFPFLVWLSLILLKRLRWQIWKPAFIIGSISLLLNISHYLRNYNLFASPLGEPNSYRNEVLGINILCSNILRNLALHIGTPIGLWNGIVNKLIQIIHTFIGLDVADPRITFSKTFFVPGGWSTLGIPGNENSAGNLVHLALIILCIGIFILKKNLRKQNYLSAYLITVISTFLLFCFLVKWQAWNSRLHLPFFVLMSPFLGVVLSKIKKQKIAFIIAIILLISSTSWVLSNRYRPIIGSNNIFQTNRIEQYFSNRPYLQRTYTRAVEFLNAKKCSNIGLSMGNDPWDYPLWVMWQHKKQEMVKIQHINVTNVSAVLEKEYPYQEFEPCGIIAMETKRSKQEKRQEINFKNKAYIRELDSPELGVFIKK
- a CDS encoding N,N-dimethylformamidase beta subunit family domain-containing protein, with the translated sequence MPALLILIAVLNIPQQSAKPIDVPTPRLRNNPISIENQKTGTFDWQLTNPAIRHEIEGYASLTSVNRGNEIKLFVNTKDPSYTIEIFRMGWYGGAGGRQIIPTITRNASKQPPPIVNQASGLIECNWQDPYILKISDNSGDSTEWTSGVYLAKLTGSKSYKQSYIIFVVRDDSRPSDILFQSSVTTYQAYNNWGSMSLYRWNSRGKQAYKVSFNRPYAASPDRAGGYGVGAGEFLTNFQPKRRTSNAGWEYNMVRWLEREGYDVTYATDIDTHNNPLDIRSTKPILFLHKAFLSVGHDEYWSWQMRQNVQAARERGVSLGFFSSNTCYWQIRFEPSLITQEMDRTIVAYKESAVLDPFARDSNVANDYLVTTIWRNKPVKRPEDALIGVMYETFQVNADIIVTDAAPDWLLAGTQLSQDDTTVSVRANSKALSKEMHLEGLLGYEVDRMFGNAPTNTVRIAHSPYSYNGGTRYSDMTIYTTDSDAIVFATGSMQWSWGLDDYNAPQLRPSLLSADAQAITRNVLARMILRRR
- a CDS encoding iron uptake porin, encoding MTKSFWNVLKISPVVAATFIAVNSALVAEANDQVTTVAQQSQQESDSFGQVTSVSQFSDVQPTDWAFQALQSLVERYGCIAGYPNGTYRGNRALTRYEFAAGLNACLDRVNELIATATADIVNKQDLATLQRLQEEFSAELATLRGRVDSLEARTSELEANQFSTTTKLVGEAIFNVSDAFGDNAVGGADLNSNTTFSDRVRLNLYSSFTGKDQLQIRLQAANIVPNNTVTGTNMTRLGFDGDNGNSVAVDKVNYAFNFNDAVRIKVDATGAELWENTNNFSPDFSSSGRGAISRYGRFSPIYRQGSGGAGVTVTFNPSGALSLTGAYLAPKANNANDGFGVADGDYAAFGQIAFQPSKAFNLGLTYVHAYDGAKDPDATVAGNPNGINLFGATGSVLANNPFAGAATTSNHYGVEATFQPNEKVTIGGWAGYTTAVAESGVNRGSDASFLYWAASLGLKDFGREGNLLGVIFGQSPRVTDNDVAGREDPDTSYHLEGLYRLKLTDNIAVTPGVLVIFNPEHNSDNDNIYVGTLRTTFTF